The nucleotide window CAGGGGAGGGAGATTCATCTGTATATACGGCATTGTCAAGAACCGAGACAGGACTTGGATACTCTGGGGCAGATTCAGCTAACAGTTCATCCTCAGAGAGCACCAGAGACGATTTCTGAAATGAAAGTCTCAGCGTCAAGCATGGTATGGTATGGTTCAAGTACTCCATATAAGGCACAAATAAATGGAAGTTTCTTACCTTCTCTACCAAGTCACATCTCAGGTAATTGGACGCATCAATAGATGAACTCCGGCTGCTTGTCAACTCAGGAGAGCGCTCAAAACTAGTGACTTCAGAATCTACTTTTGATTCTGCTATTACATTACCGTTGGATTGACCAGAAATCTCATTCCCACGGCAAAACAGATTCCTTGATTCACTACTGATCTCACTCGCATGGCCATCATTTTGATGGATGTTTGAAACTCTTGGTCTACGTCTTCCACCAGGGGAACTAGCCTCTGTCTGTTGCTTGTTTGGCTGTCTTCTCGATCTGTTGGAATCAGATGGAGGTGTAGGTGGCCGAGATCTTTTCTCTAGCTCCAGTTTATGCTGTTGCAATCTTGGGCTGATGGATCCTGGGCTCTTTATTGAGCCTGATGTGCTCTCTTTAGGAAGCTGTTGGGACCTTGTTGAAATTTGTGTAGGTTTCGAAGTTCTTCTTGCTTCATTGGAATTCACTGAACTGCTGCCATAACTAGTTCTTGGGTGATGTTCTTTAGCTGTTCTGCTAGTAGCATTACCCTTTCTTCCATAGACAGAGTCACCACCATGAAGCTTGGGGAAAGTGGGTAAGCCATCAAGTGGAATCATTGAAGAAGTAGGAATATCAGATTTTTCCACTAATTTTGCTGGCTTCATGATCACTATTGGGGATTCAAAATTCTTTAAAGAATTAGGCCCCCTCTTTGTTGGAGCAGTCAATTGATCACTCTGCCTCATTCTTTGGTTTACCAGTTTTCCACTCTGTGCATAACTCGCAAACTTCTGGTGATGCTCTTTCTGACCAGTAAAATTTGAACCTTGCTCCTCTTTTTCTGTCTCCAGGAGGCCCTTTACCTGCATTGCTTCCAATATCTGTTTAAGAGCTCTTAGATCCTTGCCCGACTGGGTGAATTCTAGATCTTTCAGTCTCTTTTCGATCTCACTGTAGACAGAAGGAAATGGGCTGGCAGGCTTTACTGGAGCTTTTGAGGTCCTGGATACAGGTTTCTCATATGCCCGAGTCTTATCAACTTGCTTCCAGGGTGCTGGTTCTATGGGAAACCTAGAAATAGGTTTCATAGCCATATCAGGGTTTCTCCACCGAGGAGAAGTAGGTTCTTTCCAGAGGTTCTTCGTGGAATTAGAAGTTCGGATAGGTTTGCATGGCTCAGATACTTCTGAAGACCTTGGAAAAGAAACAGTTTCTTCAACTTGAGAAGATTTGCTCGAACCCGTCTTGCTGTCAGTTGATGACACGGCATCAGGTAGTGTTTCTAGACCCATTAACTTTGCCACAACACTAGGAGGACGAGCCTGAGTTCCAAATGTTTGCAGCAGAGGTGGTGACTTTGCATTGGAATTATAACCACTATCCTTCTGCATAGATTTTGAGGAAAAGTTAGACTTTGGTTCTGAGTTCAAGCTTCGTACTGGACTCACTCTACTGTCCAAAGAAAGTCTTGGTAGCTCTTTCAGCTTTAGAGCGGATTTTGAAATGTCTCGCGATTCAAAGGGTAAAGGATTTGTTTCCCTCCCATCACATGAGAACCGAGGGGCATCTTTTGAGATTGATGATGTAGAAGTGTCTTTTGAATGATATGATAATGATCTAGTGAGTTCCCTATGTTCATTTGAGTACCAAGGCGCTTCCCGAAGTTTTGCAAGAACTCTAAGAGATTCCTTAAGATCAACAGGTGAATTCTGCTTCCCATTATCATAAGCCCCATCAAAGGATTTCAAAGCCTGCACTGGCCTAGGGGAATCACCGGGCTTCAACATAGATTCTGTCACCTCTTCTTTCATTGTAGGTCCAGCTGAGAACCTCTGAGCTTCTCTATTCATAGAATCCTTAACCACATCCCGAATGTCAAGAGATTGCCGACCAAATTGCGGTGATGCATTTGGTTGGACTGCAGCTGAGTCTCTTGAAGGAGTTTCAGCAAAACTTAATCGATCAAAAGCTAAGGGCTCTTGTTGACTTATTTTATTACAatcaagagaagaaaaagaagatgaaCGTGAAGAAGATGAGAATGATGGTCTCGACGATTCTGTAGACAATCtttgtttatcttgcacaatcttGTTTGTGTGGCTTTCCTGCAACAAAAAGTGGTGTCATCAAGCTTTCAAGATATAATATTAAAGATACTCAGTTGTGTAAAAATACAAGAGTCATTAGACACTCGCAGACTTCGTGAGACGGACTGAAATAAGTGGACTTTAATTTTACAAATcaagttaaaaagaaaaagaaaaatacaacaatttatctgaATTACAATTcataacaaaaagaagaaaagaattgccAATTGTTATCAGACATCAGTCAGTCTTGACTATGCAAACAAATAACTCAGCATTGTCAATGTCCTTGCCAATCACATTCAGTATGAACTGTTTGATGTTAATGACCATATAAATACTCAAACAGGGGCTTAAGTGTCAAATACTTTCAAATTTGATAGGGAGAGACAGAGAGGACTGAGGAGAGATATCAAGTTAGCACAAATAACTCTTACCATAGCTGCTGATTTTTGGTATGTATTAGTGTACTCTTTTTCAGAAGTGCCATTGCCAATGTGAGAACTGCCTGTAACAAATGAGATTCACATGATGTTACAAAAATGATTCTTTAAGAGACCAATTGAAGTGTCCAAGAAAAACTGAAGCACCCCTATCTACTCATAAAAACATAATTACAAAATCTTGCTATATCCTTTGAGGAATCCTAGACAAAAAAATTCTTTTGACCAGTAGGAAATTGTGAGACAAGAATGGTGGTCACACTAGAAATGAACCAGATGGTTGACATAAGAACATGGATAGAAAGATAAAATCTTGATTCCCATTTCCAACAAACAAGCAAATACTTTACAAATGTTGTCATAAACACATTTTACAATTAACCAAATTGGGCAGAATGAAATACTAAGTATTACCAGAAGTGAGCCTTTTGGGGCTGTTACCAATAAGGCGCCTGCTAGCAAGCATACTTTGGCGATCAAATAGTTGAAAGATTCCTGTCATACATCCAATTTGTTTCTGCAAATCTTGGTTCTCTTCAGTCAATGAATGTAAAAGCTTGGCAGCCATTGTCAAAGTCAAAGCTCTTCACTACAAAGCTGGAATCAGTTCCTCACACCACACAAATCAAACAAGAATCTGGAAAACCTCTCCTAGCCACCATTCTATGCTTTGTGGTCTGATGAAACAATACCAATCAACTCCAGGAGCATAAATCATAGAATATCTCTCAATGATAATAAAAGTTTCACTAACATTCACCTAATTTAATCTTTCAGTTTTCATCATCTAGCAACAACCCCTAAGATCAAGATTTGATTTTCAGCACTGAGAAATCAAGTTAATGGACTTGTTTTCTTCTGTAATATGCCCAGAAATTAGTGCTTCAACTTCTTACTAGTAAAAACAAGAAAGAGCTGAGATACCCAAAAGAACAAATTTAAGTTCTTTTCAGCATATGAGACCAAATTAAGTAAAACACCAGAAAATTGTGCAAAAAGCAATGATAACATCAAGAAAGTGAATATGAGTAACATTAATGCAAGAACTGTAAGAGGGTCATCTCTATAGATCCACTAGTAAATGTTTCAATGTTAATTTTCTTGGAGAATAAAAGGAGAAACAAGAACACCCCACACACATAAAATGGAAGAGATTGAAACAAGTACTGTAGTATTACTTagagagagaaaggaagagaGAGAGGGAAAATGGGTACATGTGAGTGACAATGAGTTGATAGTGAGGGAAGAGTTGGCAAGAAATATTAAAGAATTACTCTTATCTAACATTGATAATAGTTAATAAAGTACTAGTAGTATTATTATTATGGTTTAATGTGGAGGGAAAATGCAGATGTCTTGCATTTGCAGGCCTTACCCCTTCCCTCATCCCATGTGGATTGATTACATGCTCTAAATCTGTCTGCATCCTCATGTGCTGCTGTCAGGCATTCTTGAGATCTAATTAGCCTCATTTTGCTTTCACAGATTAGTTGCAAAACACCATTTAGCTGAGCTGCCATGAATCTTGTTTATGTTGTGTGTTGCTATAGTGTTCTGGTCAATTTGTatgcattttatttttttactagtTAAAATATCGAGTAATTGTGAGcattaatatttaaataaatttttaaaaaatcaccTATTTTTTTGTCTGATGGTCATTGAGAGAAGCAACAATTTACTTTGGCTGCTtagctttctctttctcttttttcttcttttttatttggggggggggggggggagggattCAAGAATATTTATATGTAGAAGTATTTTTCTTAAACATATATTTAGGTGTAACTTCTAATATAATCTGGAAGAAAAGTTTAGTTTCTGGTCAAAAGTTAAAAGGATAAGTTTTTCagattgtaatttgaaaattaagTTGGATAAGGAAAGTCACATTGCCTGCCCATCTACCCATTGTCAGCTCATTAATCATTTGGATAACAAGCAAAAAAGTTCACTCTAAAAAGTTTAAGTTATACATGTACaagatatttttatattatagtgTTGTCTTTGTTTGTTATAGCGGGTAACTCATCTTATTTTTAAGATTACTAATCTTATATTCTAAAAAGGCTTATTTGTCAATATTCTTCATATCACATGATGATATATATAAGCTTAAGTTAATGCTAAAATCATGTCGCaattggaaagttgaaaaatTCCTAGGAAAACTTACAGTCGCAGTTCTTCGGGTGCGCACTAAGTATCTTGCTCACTGTGCAATAGCTCGCAAACTACACAGGAGACATAAACTGCTCTAGGCAAGCTCGGTGCGACGAACTCTGACCGAAGACATGCCAGTCACTCATCCAACCAACTCAGCCAATCTTTGGGGCAGTACATTAGTAGTTTTGGTGAGATATGATAGTTAAGAAAATGAACTTATGAGAGTAAAATCTATCTTCAATATTGGCTATTGAGATTAAATAACTCCAACTTGCACAAGCAGTGAGCAGACTAGCTTGTTTTATTTATTTCCATTTGAtataacaaacaaataaataaagagaaaagGTCAGAAAATCTATGTTAAAAAAGTGGCCATTTTATTAACAGATTAATTATTGGTATATCATTGCCAGTTTGTGTAAACGCGTGTGTATCCACTGCATTGCATTcttaggctgtccaaaaccatgATTGAGGCAATTAAATGGCTGGCCGGTACAAATGAAACCACTAATTATCTTGTTTGTACTTGAGGGTTCTTTTCGTTAATTTTGGTTATAATATGTAAAAACCCTTGTGTACAAATCGattgtattaaatttaaaaattagtatttatttttcctttaaacGTTTCACTTAACTAACACTCCTAGCTCCACTAATATAAAAATTAACCTCTTATTTTCTTAAAACTTCAaatatttccaaaataaattCACTCTATCAAAATGAGTAATGCTTAGGATTTAAGGCAGTACTAATAATTTATCCATTTACCCATAATAAAGGCAGGGTGCATGTGAAGTTGGCTAATAAAATGCCCTTTAGTGCTTTTTCTCAGTCTTTTAATTTCGAGACTTTATTACTCCTTAATTAATACAGGTATGGGACGCAGTATCCATCAACAGAAATTTAATACAAGTAAcaacaatttaatgatgaaattaaagCTAATTATTGGCTATTTTACCCTATTCTAAAATCGGAAGCGCCCTacaatattttcaaaactcaatTGAACTAATATTTTCTGGTGttcttcaaaaatttaaatttatgtttttatcACTTACATATTATTTAGATTACcaatcttttatttttcaaaatatataagtAGTGAAATATTTTATACTTATTAGACCAAGAAATAAACGAGAATGATATGAAAAGTTTAAAAACAATTACCAAAGTGTGACTAGTTAAAATAAACTTCTCAAGGTACAATTATACAAGAAACACCCTACAAAGAGAAGAATCGAATACATTCAAACTTTATAATTCGAATGAAAGAATCACGAAAACTATTACCCTAAAAAGAAGGATAAGATTACATCCAAAATTTAAATTCTAAGGAAAAAAagtgactaaagaaaaagatgtCGAAACTTTGAAATTGAAAGCACATCAGCTAAAGGAGAAAAATAGGGGTACGAAATTTTAATGGTTCGACGATATTATTGGTTATTTTTCACTAAAAAAGATGTGTAGTTCATAGTAACAACTAAGGATTTGAGACGaaacaataaaagtagaagaacaatattgcagagagagagaaaattcttattgaattttgggatgatttataaTGGGGTAAGACCCCTTTATTTATAGGGggaaaatgacttagccacaaagtaaaactctctacaagatagacattcactctaaatagaattctattcataacactcccccttgaatgtctactcGATAAGTAATGTGTCTtattaaaaccttaactaaaataaaatccaatgggaaaaaattctagaaaaggaaaaagagtacacatgtttaataATACGTCTTTtggttgtctcattaaaaaccttgcaaggaaaacccagtgggacaaaaccttgtaagggaaaaagagtgcaacgcgcattaactccccatgataagagcatcaattcacatccttgagccttcgcatccccaTCTTGTACACTAGCTTCTTCAAGGTTGACGTTGGTAGAGATtttgtgaacaaatcagccatattatcacttgaacgaatctgttgcacattgatatcaccattcttttgaagatcatgtgtgaaaaataactttgttcaaatgtgctttgtcctatccccttttatgaatcctcccttcaattgggatatgtatgctgcattgtcttcatacaaaattgtgggtagtttgtcacatttcaaaccacatttgtctcgaataagatgtattatagaccttaACCACACACACTCTCGACTtgtttcatgaatagcaattatctcagcatgattagatgaagtagccacaattgattgcttagtcgattgccaagatatggcagtgcctccacaggtaaacacataacctgtttgagatcgagccttgtgtggatcggataaatacccagcatcggcataaccaacaagatcaggaCTGCAATTATTGCTATAAAATAAgctcatatcggtagtcccttttagataccgtaatatgtgtttgattcctgatcacgcccaactatgccttataaaaaggacaatgcggtcattgcaaatataatccggtttacaagtccggagtcgaatcccacaaagaactaaggcttagctacagctgttcactatcaccaagaagacaagtttgaacagttcctaacttatagatatttagattcttgtgtttaaataattgattaacaaattaaaataataaattaataactaaagatagtaagagttagagacaagattaaggaggtctagagttatgatttccccaattgtcggaatccttctcgctatgtcttctataatttcgcctaagtattctctaccaatcatgagcactcttattaccgtaaatctctcccgagtaatcacgacaatttactaaacgcactctcccgagttacgctagctggcttttgatacagctcacttcagatcgcacccaaggctttgttatccctaatcccgcctttaaaccctcggttattgatccctcatatactctgggagtggtgttgttcaacaattacctaaatatgcactctctcccgagttatgcatactaaataggcacagctaattgagagctcttcaattaactacaataagaacgtagttgaacaaacagagaaaaactatggctcaattatataaaaacataacaagaatttatcctacaaaaggttctatcaaaactctagataacaaattagctattcataatagtatgtaaaactacgatactaaaagtcataaccaacaatgaaaaataggaagaggaaggaaaaacttgtagaagaattcccaagccttgctcctattgtgtctttgcctccttaggtcaaatctatgtcaaaaatatgtctAATACCTTTCTTGGCCGacttccttggtttaatatagggtttagggcttaaaatcccgtgttttgcactttagtccctgaaatttccgcctcctgccgcggttctaccgcggtcACGGTCAAACCGCGGTCAAACATGGCCTCTGCTGCTTCAATTGTCTGCGAGCAGCCCTCACcacggttctgccgcggtcgcggtaaaACCGCGGTATTTCATCCTGTTACGTTTGCAATttggaaaaatgtaaaacatgaaagttgtagccctttgagttagctttccaaccatatattatggAGCTCAAATGGCGTTCTGAGTAAAaagttatgtctattttactagacagtgcgcaatatgcctcttcgagtttacgttttgttgttttatcatccgttgatccccgaacgcgatcccagcttaattccttgagctcttactcagacttcaaagctcaaaaccacttaaatttattccataacatctatatagctcggaatcacacctacaaggcataaaacacacaattagtgcaaaatactagcgattaaagcgcaaactcaactaaagtgcaataaattagagtgtaataatcgtctaaaatacgtaattattgCCTATCATCAACactccacacttaaaccattgctcgtcctcgatcAATCAACCTACACTTTTTTTtatagacacaacctttttaAATAATTCTCTTAACTCATCGcaccaagagtatttaaaatagactaagcacaaaagtgtaacatcttcacctcaagatttgactcccaagtaccacacattattcacaactcacccacttactctaacatagaggtcactaatattacctttccttcatgaatcaagtgccctcacacaacaaaagtgAGTAGTTccatacaataaaatttaagaacacttaggaactcaagatagaaagaattcactcactctcagaaataacattcatatgccacaaaagatgcaccataagcttgcccgtagtgtactactccactaatcgagctcattcaatcttggatcaattaggactttatttggttgtaatgtaggctgaggGACGGGtaagatacatttagatataagagtgactacacctccccaagcactttaatacatacactttaatatttaaaaccccacttatgtcaaaccaaaactccaccttcatatcaatgtatattaactccatacttcttttagcacaattacatcaaaagTCACCGCCACAAGAAATATtcttcacaacaatacaactcttttttttcttttctttctttttcaattcaagtggctcttacattttttatttagaaatagtgcacatttctccttatttcattagttccactcaaaagccaaaccaaccaccccacactttaacttttataaagttcataacaattcaagtgctcatgagaggtgaaaaggttcaaaagatggttaattcaaacaaatgggtaaggcttgtaatgtggttgccaaagaaacaggattacagactcaaaggggttaactacgatacataacaattaggcgggtaaaatatagatatctggctcaacaaagaaatgcctatatcacttccaagactgaacaaaactactatttcgctttgcaaacacacggggcaagttctaggcatcaaatgcaatgcacagaatacaacaaCCCTCAcgcacacatggcacatgactcactcaagattggatcatcaagacactctagtcaatgCAATTAAGCAAAggtaagatcatacaatttaaggtacttctacaatagtcaaaaactgagcctaagcgtcacaaccaaagtactcactattctcaaggcataacaaagtcaagagatattgcttcacttcaaaacacaacataatggctcctactcccaaaaaaaaactaactacacccggttcaaataaaacccttggaaaagaaccgtggtttaaagaaaaatcaaggggtaattattacactacctaacaaaagaaaatctttttgtactttttctttagacttaaatccctcaagaaaattgtctaatagatccatcgtcgggaaaagttcaatcttttctatttaaaaaaaatcaattaaactaacataactaaaatagtatagaaagTCACCAAAATTATcttctcaccccacacttaaaattgtgcattgtcctcaatgcacatcataactaataaaaagggtaaaagagcctccctggtaggccaaaggccgaaacattaacagctcatggggtactcagacttctcccaagtttggtcctttgtgtgggtacctcacacttagttccaaccacttggtttgttgttgcatccttccaatacctttgctttccatgctcctagaaaataaaaaaattgacactacaaaaataatacatttaaaaaaaaataatagtaattaaaagaaagcaataaagctgggttgcctcccaacaagcgcttgatttaacgtcgcggcacgacgcggatcactttttgcctccacctcgagtttatgaattgaaccccaagttttgattcaagcttaTGCTTATGGTCATGGGGCGGTGGAACGAATCTGACTggcccaataaaataatgtagtattctgcacttcttggcctttagatgaggtgtgtaatcccgactttctggaaagaagaattccagaatgtaagcactttgttcctcattccttgactcctcaagtggctcggacgactctattttcatatcatcatctaaacacaatgtggaaaaatgcttggagtgaggaccaatgcgctcaactacatgaacattgggACAGTCTACATTCTTAACACTAATAacaatagagtcaactaaatatgtgtcgcacctcctttttccgcacccgcgagggcgtaagggagttttttccaattaaaggacaatcgaaagggatTTGttaatttatttcagagtcgccacttgggaggtttagggtgtcccaagtcaccaattttaatcccgaatcgaggaaaagaatgactccatattacagtctgcgtaccagaaatccggataaggaattctgttaacccgggagaaggtgttaggcattcctgagttccgtggttctagcacggtcgctcaactgttatatttggcttgattatctgattttatacaaatatgaacttatgtacaaattttaactttttaccgctttataattattatttcaaaagaatgtgaacatcgcttaaaatatgtctttggactgcgtcacatgaaatgcacccgcaatccagaacatattttatttgatgttttgggatttggatctgggtcgcatgaaatgtacacccaagttttaagaaagtagattattaaatacgcaccctaagagactatcgtgttattatttttgggaaaagccgtgaaattcgctaaacggcacgtCTCGAATTCTGA belongs to Nicotiana tabacum cultivar K326 chromosome 6, ASM71507v2, whole genome shotgun sequence and includes:
- the LOC107797922 gene encoding protein LONGIFOLIA 1-like; this encodes MAAKLLHSLTEENQDLQKQIGCMTGIFQLFDRQSMLASRRLIGNSPKRLTSGSSHIGNGTSEKEYTNTYQKSAAMESHTNKIVQDKQRLSTESSRPSFSSSSRSSSFSSLDCNKISQQEPLAFDRLSFAETPSRDSAAVQPNASPQFGRQSLDIRDVVKDSMNREAQRFSAGPTMKEEVTESMLKPGDSPRPVQALKSFDGAYDNGKQNSPVDLKESLRVLAKLREAPWYSNEHRELTRSLSYHSKDTSTSSISKDAPRFSCDGRETNPLPFESRDISKSALKLKELPRLSLDSRVSPVRSLNSEPKSNFSSKSMQKDSGYNSNAKSPPLLQTFGTQARPPSVVAKLMGLETLPDAVSSTDSKTGSSKSSQVEETVSFPRSSEVSEPCKPIRTSNSTKNLWKEPTSPRWRNPDMAMKPISRFPIEPAPWKQVDKTRAYEKPVSRTSKAPVKPASPFPSVYSEIEKRLKDLEFTQSGKDLRALKQILEAMQVKGLLETEKEEQGSNFTGQKEHHQKFASYAQSGKLVNQRMRQSDQLTAPTKRGPNSLKNFESPIVIMKPAKLVEKSDIPTSSMIPLDGLPTFPKLHGGDSVYGRKGNATSRTAKEHHPRTSYGSSSVNSNEARRTSKPTQISTRSQQLPKESTSGSIKSPGSISPRLQQHKLELEKRSRPPTPPSDSNRSRRQPNKQQTEASSPGGRRRPRVSNIHQNDGHASEISSESRNLFCRGNEISGQSNGNVIAESKVDSEVTSFERSPELTSSRSSSIDASNYLRCDLVEKKSSLVLSEDELLAESAPEYPSPVSVLDNAVYTDESPSPVKHTPTLMKDESCSVADKFSSPPQSDRANTLATDATNSGLSSEINRKKLQNIENLVQKLRRLNSNHDEARTDYIASLCENTNPDHRYISEILLASGLLLRDLGSSLTSFQFHPSGHPINPELFLVLEQTKASTLVKEEFCNEKMRHSKPKERIRRKLIFDVVNEILAGKLVLVGPSYDPWLRHQKLAKNALNAQRLLRDLCAEIELLQAKPSKSDLEDEEDEWKNILLEDVMHRSESWTIFTGELSTVVLDVERMIFKDLVDEIVRGDGAGLRAKPTRRRQLFAK